A genomic stretch from Coffea arabica cultivar ET-39 chromosome 10c, Coffea Arabica ET-39 HiFi, whole genome shotgun sequence includes:
- the LOC113713491 gene encoding UDP-sugar pyrophosphorylase, translated as MAAAESLAKLSIDGDGFPENLRKNLSVLSPQQVELAKMLIEMEQSHLFKQWPEPGVEDDEKCAFFDQIERLNSSYPGGLASYIRTARELLADSKAGKNPFDGFTPSVPSGEVLTFGDDNFVQYEEAGVREARKAAFVLVAGGLGERLGYNGIKVALPSESVAGTCFLQYYIESILALQDASCRLVQGNCPAEIPLVIMTSDDTHSRTVDLLESNAYFGMKPTQVKLLKQEKVACLIDNDAHLALEPNNQYRIQTKPHGHGDVHSLLYSSGLLSKWHDAGLRWVLFFQDTNGLLFKGIPASLGVSATKGYHVNSLAVPRKAKEAIGGITRLTHKDGRTMVINVEYNQLDPLLRATGHPDGDVNSETGYSPFPGNINQLIFELGPYMEELTRTKGSIKEFVNPKYKDSSKTAFKSSTRLECMMQDYPKTLPPSARVGFTAMDAWLAYAPVKNNPEDAAKVPKGNPYHSATSGEMAIYRANSLILRKAGVKVGDPVLDTFNEQEVEVWPRIVWKPRWAITFAEVKSKVRGNNTVTDRSTLAIKGRDIFLEDLSLDGALLVDAVDGAEVKVSGSVRNKGWVVEKVNHKDTSVPEEVRIRGFKFNKIEQLEKSFGEAGKFELKP; from the exons ATGGCCGCAGCCGAGAGCCTGGCTAAGCTTTCCATCGATGGCGATGGTTTTCCGGAAAATCTCCGGAAGAATCTGTCTGTTCTCTCTCCTCAACAGGTTGAGCTGGCGAAGATGTTGATAGAGATGGAGCAGAGTCATTTGTTCAAGCAGTGGCCCGAGCCAGGGGTCGAGGATGATGAGAAATGTGCTTTTTTCGACCAG ATTGAGCGACTCAATTCAAGTTATCCTGGGGGCTTGGCATCCTACATCAGAACTGCTAGAGAACTTCTAGCCGATTCAAAGGCTGGAAAGAATCCATTTGATGGATTTACACCTTCT GTTCCATCTGGAGAAGTTCTGACTTTTGGTGATGACAACTTTGTTCAATATGAGGAAGCTGGTGTTAGGGAAGCTCGAAAGGCTGCATTTGTCCTAGTTGCTGGGGGCCTTGGAGAACGTCTAGGATACAATGGTATAAAG GTAGCTCTTCCTTCAGAGTCCGTTGCCGGAACATGTTTCTTGCAGTACTATATTGAATCAATTTTAGCTCTACAAGATGCTAGCTGTAGGCTAGTTCAAG GTAACTGCCCTGCTGAGATTCCTCTAGTTATAATGACATCTGATGACACACATTCAAGGACAGTAGATCTCTTGGAATCTAATGCTTATTTTGGGATGAAACCAACTCAGGTGAAGCTCCTGAAGCAG GAAAAAGTTGCTTGTTTGATTGACAATGATGCCCACCTTGCATTGGAGCCAAACAATCAATACAGAATACAG ACAAAACCTCATGGTCATGGTGATGTTCACTCACTTCTTTATTCAAGTGGCCTTCTGAGTAAATG GCATGATGCTGGTTTGAGgtgggttttatttttccaagaTACTAATGGTCTCCTGTTCAAG GGTATTCCAGCTTCACTGGGTGTTAGTGCCACTAAAGGGTACCATGTTAATTCTCTTGCTGTTCCTCGCAAAGCAAAAGAAGCTATTGGAGGCATTACTAGACTTACTCACAAAGATG GGAGGACAATGGTGATTAATGTGGAATACAACCAGCTGGATCCTTTGCTTAGAGCAACGGGACATCCTGATGGTGATGTCAACTCTGAAACAGGCTATTCTCCGTTTCCTGGAAATATAAACCAA TTGATTTTCGAACTTGGCCCATACATGGAGGAGCTTACCAGAACAAAAGGTTCCATAAAGGAGTTTGTCAACCCCAA ATATAAGGATTCTTCCAAGACTGCATTTAAGTCATCTACTCGGCTTGAATGTATGATGCAAGATTATCCAAAGACATTACCTCCTTCAGCAAGGGTTGGCTTTACA GCGATGGATGCATGGCTTGCTTATGCCCCTGTAAAGAACAATCCCGAGGATGCCGCTAAG GTCCCCAAAGGAAATCCATACCATAGTGCTACTTCAGGAGAGATGGCCATATATCGGGCAAATAGCCTCATCCTAAGAAAG GCTGGTGTTAAAGTAGGTGACCCAGTTTTGGACACATTCAACGAACAAGAGGTGGAAGTTTGGCCTCGTATCGTATGGAAGCCACGGTGGGCAATCACATTTGCAGAAGTTAAAAGTAAAGTGAGAGGAAACAATACTGTTACAGATAGGTCTACGTTAGCTATCAAGGGGCGTGATATCTTCCTTGAGGATCTCTCCTTGGATGGAGCTCTTCTTGTTGATGCTGTCGATGGAGCAGAG GTTAAAGTCAGTGGTTCTGTCCGAAACAAGGGTTGGGTCGTTGAGAAAGTGAATCACAAAGATACTTCTGTGCCTGAAGAAGTAAGGATAAGGGGtttcaaattcaacaaaattgAGCAGTTGGAGAAATCATTTGGAGAAGCCGGAAAGTTTGAATTGAAGCCTTAA
- the LOC113713460 gene encoding probable calcium-binding protein CML44: protein MSSLSANDLHKIFTKLDKNGDGLMSIDQVKWLLERIGFHTTLEELQRLVGPTTSLDSIDFFIFYDIVVKSNIGRSNQTNSFDGDLAEAFKVFDLNGDGFISCEELQKVLSRFGLWDEREGRDCKSMINIFDTNSDGLLDFEEFRTMMVSSS from the coding sequence ATGTCATCCCTGAGTGCCAATGACCTCCACAAGATTTTCACAAAACTGGATAAAAATGGCGATGGGCTAATGAGCATTGATCAAGTCAAGTGGCTATTAGAGAGAATTGGATTCCACACTACCCTTGAGGAGCTGCAAAGACTGGTTGGACCAACAACAAGTCTTGATTCAATTGATTTTTTCATCTTCTATGATATTGTTGTCAAGAGCAACATTGGCAGAAGCAATCAAACAAACAGCTTTGATGGAGATCTAGCTGAAGCTTTCAAGGTGTTTGACTTAAATGGAGATGGATTCATCTCTTGTGAGGAATTGCAGAAGGTTTTGTCAAGATTTGGACTGTGGGATGAGCGTGAAGGCCGGGATTGTAAGAGCATGATTAACATTTTTGATACAAACTCGGATGGATTGCTTGATTTTGAGGAGTTCAGGACTATGATGGTTTCCAGTTCTTGA